The Macaca thibetana thibetana isolate TM-01 chromosome 11, ASM2454274v1, whole genome shotgun sequence genome window below encodes:
- the LOC126930572 gene encoding LOW QUALITY PROTEIN: uncharacterized protein LOC126930572 (The sequence of the model RefSeq protein was modified relative to this genomic sequence to represent the inferred CDS: inserted 1 base in 1 codon; deleted 2 bases in 1 codon) yields MDGWTGWRSSAMGTHPAGRTEGWMDGWTGWRPLPWGTHPAGQTEGRMDGCAGWRPLPWGTHPAGWTEGRMAGWTGWRPLPWGTHPAGRTEGQWMAGQAGGPCHGALTLQDGQKGSGWMDRLEAPAMGHSPCGTDRRADGRLHRLEAPAMGHSPRGTDRRADGRLDRLEAPAVDTHPTGQTEDGWTAGQAGGPCHGALTPWDGQKNGWMAGQAGGPCHGALTPRDGQKDGWVAGQTGDPCHGALTPQDRQRMDGRLDRLEAPAVDTHPTGQTEDGWMAGQAGGPCHGYSSCRMDRRVVDIWTGQRPLPWVLTPLDRQRIDGRLVRMDRRAVDGWTGWRPLPWAPRSCSASTGSWEIXQCVGYAFVISSRWQAGQAPSEEGLLHVCGSRRPSSVCDSHPPTPAHSWELRSGGFGGPSILP; encoded by the exons ATGGACGGCTGGACAGGCTGGAGGTCCTCTGCCATGGGCACTCACCCTGCAGGACGGacagagggatggatggatggctggacaGGCTGGAGGCCCCTGCCATGGGGCACTCACCCCGCGGGACAGACAGAAGGGCGGATGGACGGCTGTGCAGGCTGGAGGCCCCTGCCATGGGGCACTCACCCCGCGGGATGGACAGAAGGGCGGATGGCTGGCTGGACAGGCTGGAGGCCCCTGCCATGGGGCACTCACCCTGCAGGACGGACAGAAGGGCAGTGGATGGCTGGACAGGCTGGAGGCCCCTGCCATGGGGCACTCACCCTGCAGGACGGACAGAAGGgcagtggatggatggacaggctGGAGGCCCCTGCCATGGGGCACTCACCCTGCGGGACGGACAGAAGGGCGGATGGACGGTTGCACAGACTGGAGGCCCCTGCCATGGGGCACTCACCCCGTGGGACGGACCGAAGGGCGGATGGACGGCTGGACAGACTGGAGGCCCCTGCCGTGGACACTCACCCCACAGGACAGACAGAGGATGGATGGACGGCTGGACAGGCTGGAGGCCCCTGCCATGGGGCACTCACCCCGTGGGACGGAcagaagaatggatggatggctggacaGGCTGGAGGCCCCTGCCATGGGGCACTCACCCCACGGGATGGACAGAAGGACGGATGGGTGGCTGGACAGACTGGAGACCCCTGCCATGGGGCACTCACCCCACAGGACAGACAGAGGATGGATGGACGGCTGGACAGACTGGAGGCCCCTGCCGTAGACACTCACCCCACAGGACAGacagaggatggatggatggctggacaGGCTGGAGGCCCCTGCCATGGGTACTCATCCTGCAGGATGGACAGAAGGGTGGTGGACATCTGGACAGGCCAGAGGCCCCTGCCATGGGTACTCACCCCACTGGACAGACAGAGGATAGATGGACGGCTGGTCAGGATGGACAGAAGGGCAGTGGATGGCTGGACAGGCTGGAGGCCCCTGCCGTGGGCACCCCGCAGTTGCTCGGCTTCCACAGGGTCCTGGGAAA TCCAGTGTGTGGGTTACGCCTTTGTTATATCCAGCCGCTGGCAGGCCGGGCAGGCACCTTCTGAGGAAGGGTTGCTGCATGTA TGCGGCTCACGGAGGCCTTCCTCTGTGTGTGactcacacccacccaccccagcccactCCTGGGAGCTCCGTTCTGGGGGCTTTGGAGGCCCATCCATCCTTCCCTAG